One window from the genome of Cryptomeria japonica chromosome 6, Sugi_1.0, whole genome shotgun sequence encodes:
- the LOC131070018 gene encoding LOW QUALITY PROTEIN: triacylglycerol lipase OBL1-like (The sequence of the model RefSeq protein was modified relative to this genomic sequence to represent the inferred CDS: substituted 2 bases at 2 genomic stop codons), giving the protein MNGSEPMNPGDRLFAEISVLASTLVYENPSVIEERVNQYWKMHFVNFFDCWNGMEKQSLCTPIKRIYYLNTKSTQAFILCDKEEDAQLIVIAFRGTQPFESDDYITDVDLSWYKHPQMGKVHFGFLEALGLKNRSNQSDGKQFSCCKEPDQQGHSLGGAYHVLHKKLKELLEAHKNAKFIVTGHSLXXALAVLFTAMLFVEEEKLMEKLLVIYTFGQPRVGDERFGDFMNWKLSKSPVPRYFRIVYSNDLIPRIPYDDDRFMYKHFGTCLYYDSFYSEKCLVLHYREGKEFKETKVSIFCRVLGVLSPGILIPGLAAHSPVNYIHAVRLGPAILNPNLGILED; this is encoded by the exons ATGAATGGTTCAGAACCCATGAACCCTGGGGACAGACTCTTTGCAGAAATTTCAGTTCTGGCTTCAACCCTAGTCTATGAAAACCCGTCGGTTATAGAAGAGAGGGTCAACCAATACTGGAAG atgcattttgtgaacTTCTTCGACTGTTGGAACGGTATGGAAAAGCAGAGTCTGTGTACTCCAATAAAACGAATCT ATTACTTGAACACGAAATCTACACAGGCATTTATATTGTGTGATAAGGAAGAAGATGCCCAATTAATAGTGATAGCTTTCAGAGGAACACAACCATTTGAGAGTGATGATTACATAACAGACGTAGATTTGTCTTGGTATAAGCATCCTCAAATGGGAAAGGTCCACTTTGGATTTCTAGAGGCTTTGGGTCTGAAAAACCGTTCAAATCAATCAGATGGTAAACAATTCTCATGCTGTAAAGAACCTGACCAACAAGGTCACAGTCTAGGAGGAGCCTACCATGTGCTACACAAGAAGCTGAAAGAGCTTTTAGAAGCccacaaaaatgcaaaattcatTGTGACAGGTCACAGTCTATGATGAGCCTTGGCTGTATTGTTTACCGCAATGTTGTTTGTGGAAGAGGAAAAGTTGATGGAAAAACTGCTGGTTATTTACACATTTGGACAGCCCAGAGTTGGTGATGAAAGATTTGGAGATTTCATGAACTGGAAACTGAGTAAAAGTCCTGTACCCAGATATTTCAGAATCGTCTATTCCAATGACCTTATTCCCAGAATACCTTATGACGATGATCGATTCATGTACAAGCACTTTGGAACATGCCTTTACTACGACAGTTTCTACTCTGAGAAG TGTTTAGTTCTACATTACAGAGAGGGAAAGGAATTCAAAGAAACTAAAGTTTCTATTTTCTGTAGAGTACTTGGAGTTTTGAGTCCGGGAATCTTGATTCCGGGGCTTGCAGCCCACAGTCCAGTAAATTATATACATGCAGTACGGCTGGGCCCTGCAATACTCAACCCTAATTTGGGCATACTAGAAGATTAA